The Vitis vinifera cultivar Pinot Noir 40024 chromosome 3, ASM3070453v1 region ATAGAGCCTCCCAAGCTTCTCCCTTTAACCAACCCTCGCCTGCAGAAAAGGTGGGTGCCACATTAGAGGACGGTTTTCTTGAAAGATTCAAGCTCGGTGTCCAAAAAAAGGAACGCCCCCAAGAAAGTGCGGCCGCTCAGCCCTCCAGAGAACAAGACGCTAACCATGGCAAAGAGCAGCCGCCCCAAAACGCGGATGAGATTTTCAGGAAAATGAAGGAATCCGGTCTTATTCCCAATGCTGTGGCCATGCTTGATGGCCTCTGCAAAGATGGTTTGGTCCAAGAAGCCATGAAGCTTTTCGGTTTGATGCGGGAGAAGGGTACCATTCCAGAGGTTGTGATATACACTGCTGTGGTTGAGGGCTTCTGCAAGGCCCGGCAGCTTAACGATGCGGTGAGGATTTTCAGGAAAATGCAGAATAATGGCATCTCACCAAATGCCTTTAGTTACACAGTATTGATTAGGGGAATGTATAAAGGTAATAGATTGGACATTGCTGTTGATTTCTGTGTTGAGATGTTGGAGGCTGGTCACTCCCCAAATGTGGCAACATTGGTGGATTTAATCCATGAGTTTTGTAAGGAGAAAGGTGTGGAAGAAGCAAAGAATGTCATTGTAACACTCAAACAGAAAGGATTATTTGTTGATGACAAAGCTGTTAGAGAGTACTTGGACAAGAAAGGACCTCAATCACCATTGGTTTGGGAGGCATTCTTTGGGAAGAAAAGCCCACAGAGATCTTTTTGAGCTTCTTGTTTGAATGATAACTTTGTAAGTTATTATCTTCAGTCTTGATATTTCTTTCTAGTTTTAGGTCCTTTTGATTCCTTCATCCTCCTTGTTGAACCAGTGCATGAGTTCATTTTGGAGGACTATGATTTCAGATGTCACATGAGCTGTCTTTTACCTTTATGTCTCCTTAGATGTTATTGCAAAGCATATTTAGTCTATACAATAATTAGATTGCCTTTTTGACAAGTGTTAATATAACTATGTGTTGCAAAGTTTTTTTGATAACACTATTTCATGTTCATGGCCATGGTGGTCCTAATTAATGGAAGACTGCTTTAATGGTAAATTCATGGTATGCTGAATTGTGGTTTCGACATTGGTGAAGAGTGGTTTGTTGGGCAGATTGAGGAAGAATAGGATTTAGCAAATCCAATTGGCATCTAGTAAGAAgtcaaaaggaaaataaaaaagaaaaggaatacAATGTAATGAGTTGGATATACTTGGGGTTTATTGTATGCCTCCTCTtaggtgcttttaatatattttatcttttgcccatcaaaaaaaagaatataatgaGTCAGATACATGGGTTCTCTGGCTTTTAGGTACCCAGTATGTGGAAATTTTCTTATAGCAATTAAATAGAATAATGCCTATATTAAAATGTTCAGAAATTGAAATTCCATATTGAGCAAAACTTTATTAGTCCATCGGACCAAATGTCTTCAATAGATTCATAGACACAAGGAATCAAACATTGGAAATCCAACATCTTGAAGGCATGAAGAGCTATTACAGAAGGAATGGAAACCTAGTTCACTTTAAAGCTCAAGTGTTGGAGTTGACCTAGGAAGGTTTCTACAAGGATCCTCCAAAAATCTATGCTAGGACTTGTGTGCCAAAGAATCTCTAGATTGCTTGCAGAACTCATGATAACCACCATAATTTTGAGGttgtataaaataatttcaacagAAGATCTAGTTAAAATAGAGAGATTTCTCAAGAAGTTGCCCTTGGGGCCTAGGTCAAGTAGCAAGGGGCTGATGATGGGATTTGCAAGATTCCAAGTAGAATTCCCTATGAGGAGGTAAAAAAAGTCACCtatagacacacacacacacacacataaatATACATACTCAAAAAGTTCAACAAGAGCCTGCTCACCCTTCCTACTACAGATAATATTCCCAAAGGAATTATAGTTATAACCCGTGTCAATCTTAGGAAGTGGAGTGCCTAGCAAATTCTTAATCTTTGCCAAACCcttaaaaattggaaatggtTTCAGGAAAGGAATAATATAGTAAAATCGATGGAGTGCATCAGTTTCTGTAAGTGAACTATTAAGCCATTCAAGTTCTCCAAATAGCAATCTTTTAGGTAAATGATGTATGAAAAACCCTTAGATGGCCACCTACATCAAATTATTATATGCAAGGGCTTTGGTTTGTAGGGTTTGATGAAATAAGCATAAGATTGGCTATGTCGAAGGTGTCTTATGATCTGAAATTAAAAGGAAACTATGGAAAAACTGTT contains the following coding sequences:
- the LOC100252103 gene encoding pentatricopeptide repeat-containing protein At4g38150, with protein sequence MMRALQGKVSKVVFSDCLKDLLHSSHSSPSNPSPLPLPLLLRRFSSIDASSSTRGASRREDLANNSDLFSPSTEPDDDTYGRKSSSSCGGGSSSNPPNPIPNRPLRGEQRMNRPPPHIPQRKLGLPKDEGVDRASQASPFNQPSPAEKVGATLEDGFLERFKLGVQKKERPQESAAAQPSREQDANHGKEQPPQNADEIFRKMKESGLIPNAVAMLDGLCKDGLVQEAMKLFGLMREKGTIPEVVIYTAVVEGFCKARQLNDAVRIFRKMQNNGISPNAFSYTVLIRGMYKGNRLDIAVDFCVEMLEAGHSPNVATLVDLIHEFCKEKGVEEAKNVIVTLKQKGLFVDDKAVREYLDKKGPQSPLVWEAFFGKKSPQRSF